AGCCCTGCATCATCGGCGTCAGGAAAATGCCCGGCGCGATGGTAACGACGCGGATGGCGTGCTGTGCCAGTTCGCGGGCGATGGGAAGCGTCATGCCTGCAACGCCCGCCTTGGAGGCGGAGTAGGCCGCCTGGCCGATCTGCCCGTCGAAGGCGGCAACGCTCGCCGTGTTGATGATGACGCCGCGCTCCTCGCCCAGCGGGTCGGCGGCCGTCAGCCGGGCCGCGAACTTGGAGAGCACGTTGAACGTGCCGATGAGGTTGATCTCGATGGCCTTGCGGAAGGCATCGAGCCCATGGGGCTGGCCTTCGCGGTTCACCACCTTGATGGCGGGCGCGATGCCGGCGCAGTTCACCAGCACGCGGGCGATGTTGTGGCGCGCCTCCGCCTGCGCCACCGCGTCCGCAACGCCGGCGTCGTCGGTCACGTCCACCTTGAAGAAGGCGCCGTTGATCTCCCGCGCCGTTGCCTCGCCCACCTCCGCGTTGAGATCGAAGATGGCAACCTTTACGCCGCGGTTGGCGAGCATCCGCGCGGTTGCGCCGCCAAGGCCCGATGCGCCGCCGGTGACGATGGCGGCAATGCCGTTCAGTTCCATAAGGCTCCCCATATTCTGCGTTTAGGGCTCGCCCTCTCCGCGCCGCAGGCGGCGGACAGGCGAGCAATATTATTACGCCCTGCCTATTCCGCCAGGAAGCCGGGGGCAAGCCCTCTTAAGGGCCGTTTGAGAATGGCTCGCGCGTGAGGTCTGGCGATGTGCGGGCCATGTGCACGCGTGGCCGGAGGCCGTATCCGGGCCCAAACGCCCGTGATTGATCTAACCTTGCCGCATCCGGCGCATGTCACCAGGGGAAAATCAGCGATGACCATGAAATAAATACTCAATATAAGTCAAATTAATTAAACGATATCAAAAGATTTGAGTTAATAATATCACAGCATTAAAACAGTTGATGTTGATACATAGAAATTAATAACCCCAGCAATAGCAATATACTGCCAAGCTTCCTATTGTGCTACCAGAACAGGTAGTTATAACTAGTCCTGGTCTTCATGCCTCGGTGATTGCACCAGCGCGCGTCTCGCTGCACCGAACATGCTCCATGGGAAGACTGAGTTCCGACCAATGGAAATCCTGGGACCTGGAAAGGGAGGATGAAGCAATAAGTACCTATGAACTTCTGTCCGTAATCTTGTCTCTGGCAGCCCTAATCCTTGTGGCAATCCGGCTTGGATTGTCCATTGGGCAGCGCGACCGCGACTAGATCGGGAGCGTAGGGGTTCAACCAGGCGGTGCCAGCAGACGCCTCGGCACCGCCTGGTGCCCCATAAGCAAAGACCCCGCGGATTGCACGCCGCAGGGTCTTTTAATTTAGAAAGGTGGATAGCAATCCGTACCTTATGAACCGGGATTTATATACGCTCCGGCTCGGCGATCTTCAACGACAATGTCATAACCGTCATAGCCGTCATAACCATCAAATGGTCGCATCCCTGGGCGCCAAGCCCTCTCAGGCGGCTTCATCCTTGCAATGGGGGCAGGCGGGAAGATCCTCGGCGTAAGGGCGGCCGCAGTCCTCGCACATGGCGTGGCGGCCGGGCGCAAGGCCGTGGCCCACCGACACCCGCTCGTCGAACACGAAGCACTCGCCCTGCCAGCGGCTCTCCTGTTCCTTCACGGTTTCCAGATATTTGAGAATCCCGCCCTCGAGGTGATAGACCTCGTCGAACCCCTGTTCCTTGACGAACGCCGTCGCCTTTTCGCAGCGAATGCCACCGGTGCAGAACATGGCGATCCTGGGCTTCTCCGCCTTGCCTTCGTACTGGCGGGAGAAGTCGCGGAACCATTCGGGAAACTGGCGGAAGGTCGTGGTCTTCGGGTTGATCGCCCGCTCGAAGGTGCCGATTTCCACCTCGTAATCGTTGCGGGTGTCGATCACCACCACGTCCTCGGCCGTGATGAGATCGTTCCACTTGTCCGCAGGCACGTAGGTGCCAACGATCTTCAGGGGGTCGGTGCCCTCCACCCCCATGGTCACGATTTCCTTCTTGAGCCGCACCTTCATCCGCTTGAACGGCATTTCCGGCGCGCGGGAATACTTCACCTCGATCCCGGCGCAGCCGGGCAGCGCGCGGATCACCTCGAGCACCGCCGCCAGGCCCTCATCCGTGCCCGCGATGGTGCCGTTGAGGCCTTCTTGCGCCACCAGCAGCGTGCCGCGAATGCCGTTTTCCGCGCAGGCATCGCTCAGGCGCGCCTGAATGGCGGGGCAATCGTCAAACGGCGTGAACTTGTAGAGCGCCGCCACGAGGATGGGCAGCGGTTCGGTGGTCATGTCTCAAGGCTCCGGCTTCGCTATTCAAGCGCGCCCGCAGCCATAAGCCCCCGGCGCATGTCATGGCAAGGGCACGGCGCGCCAGACCTGCCGCCAGCCGCGACAAGAGGCGCAAAAAAATCCCCCCGGACCGGCTGGGTCCGGGGGGAACATGAAGCGGTCGATATTCTGTTTTGTTACCAGCGCACGGAGAGCGTGCCCGATACCGCATGGTTATGGGCCGCCTCGGCGTCGGTGTACTTGTAGCCCACCCGCAGGTTGACGGCTTCGGTGAGGTCCGCGCTCACGCCGGCGGCGGCGCGCACCGCCGAGCGGCCTGCCGATGCCGCCTCGACCCGGTAGTCGGTGAGGTGGAGCGAGCCGGTCATCACGGAGGCGGGATCATCCAGCTCGCGCAGCAGGGCGAACGAGCCGTAGGGCATCACGCGCACCTTGCCGATGGTCGTCGCGCCGTTGAAGCGCGCGCCCACCCGGCCGACCAGCGACTGGCGGCGTTCCTGATCGAAGTAGAGCGCCACGGCGTCGTCGCCCTCTTCCATCAGGCTGTCGCGCACCACGTTGTCGTAACCGATGCCGATGAACGGCGTCAGGTACAGGTTGCCGCTGGTGACCAGCTTGCCGACTTCCAGGTCGCCCGCGAAGCTGGTGCCGTCCGGGTGCGACTTCAGCTCGTAGTTGCCGTTCGACAGGCTGACCGTGCGATCGACATGGTAGGAGTCATAGCCGAACGAGGCGATGGCGTTGACGTAATAGCCGCCCTTCTGCCACTGGCCGTAGCCCAGCACCTGGTAGCCGTCGATCTTGGCCGAGCCCAGCCAGTAGGCCTGGGTGCGCGAGCGGTTGTAGGCCAGCGCCGCGCCGAGCGTCAGGCTCGGGGTGACGTTGTCGTCCACACCCATGACCATCGAGGTGGTGGAGGCGCGGTAGCGGCCGGCGACATCGCTCGCGGCGATCCGGCCGACATCGCTGCTCACCGTGCCCCAAACCCTGCGGCTGGTGGAGACGCCGTTGTCGCCCGCCAGATGCGCCAGGTCGAAGCGGCTGTTCACGCGGTCGGAGACGGCGGTTCGCGCCGTGCGGTTCGCCTGAACGGCGGTGTCGAGCGAGTCCGCATGGACCTCGCCGGCGGCCTGCTGCAGGGCAGCGGCGGCCTGCTGGGCGTTCAGCCCCATGAGGCCCTCGAGGAAGCGGCCGGAGGCGCTGGTGTTCCGCACGCCCGCGGCGCCCCGGAAGGTATCGACCGCGCCTGCGAGCGATGCGCCGTTGCCCCATTCGCGGCCCGAGAACAGCTTGGCGTACTTGTCCGCCGTCACGGTCAGCACCACGGAATCCGGCAGGTAGAGCACGTCGAAGCGGGTGTTCGCCGCCATGCCTTCCGTCGGCTGCACCAGCGCATCGAAGCTGCCCTCAACGCCGCCTTCGGCCACCACCACCTGGAAGGCATCGCCGATCGTCGGGGTGAACTCGTTGGTCGCATCGCCCGTGATGCCACGGGTGATGGGAGCGATGCTGCCGCCAGCGGTAAAGACGCTGTTCGCGCCGGTGAGGATGAGCGTGTCGAAGTGACCGGCGCCAATCCCTGCGGTCGTGCCGTCGATATCGAGCCGCAGCTGGCTGCCCGCCGCCTGGGTCACGCTGCCCGCCACGATCAGCTGGCCCGGCGAGTTGCCCGGCGCCAGAACGCCCGCGACTTCCATATTGCCGAGGACCACGCCCGAGCCCCCGGCGGTGCCGGTGGGGTCAACCCACACGTTGCCGTTGAACTGGTTGTTGAAGCTGAGCGTGCCTTCCTGAACGCAAGCGCCGATATCGTTCGACGCCGCAGCCGTCAGGTTGAGCCGGCCGCTGCCCTGCTTGATGAGGCAGGCGGCGCCGTCGGCCGTGCCGGTCAGCTCCACATCGAAAGTGCCGGTGTCGAAGACGGCGTTGCTGCCCGTCACGTGGACATTCTGCGTCAGGGTCATGTCCGCGCCGGCGGTGAAGCCGCCGTTCTCGCGCAGGATGATGTCGCCGCCGGTCGCGCCGACGGCGCTTTGCGAGGCCGCCACGACCCGGCCGCCGTAAACGTCGATCAGAACCTGCGTGTTCTCGCCGGTCAGGGTCAGCGTGCCCTCGCCCAGCTTGCGGACGATCCCCGCGCCGGTAATGTCGCCGGCCATCACGATGTCATGCCCGTTCGTATCGAACGCGGCCTGCTGCGTGTTGTTGACCTGCAGCCTGTGCTCGATCGTGAAGGAGTCGAGCGTCCGCAGCGTGGTGTTCTCGGCGATCGTCACCGTGCTGCCGGCTGCGCCCAGGGCCGCGTCGCTGTTGAACTCCAGCGTGCCGCCCCGAACGAAAACGCCGTTCTGGCTGTTGACCCCGGTCAGCCGCAGCGTGCCGGTGCCGGTCTTGTTCAGCGTGCCCTTGCCCGAGACGGCGCCCGACAGCTCGACCGCATGCGCGCCGGTATCGATCGTGGAATTGGCATTCGTCAGCACGATCGCGTTGTCGCTCGACAAAGCCGCCGTCGTCTGCAGCGTCGCCGCGCCGAGGGTCACGGCGCCACCGCCCAGGTTGGCGTCGCTCGACACGCGCAGCGCGCCCGCGTCAACACGCGTGCCGCCGGTGTGGGTATTGGCGCCGGTCAGGGTCAGCGTGCCCGCACCCGACTTCACAAGCTGGCCGGTGCCGGACATTGCGCCCGCATAGGTGCCGTCGGCGCCTTGCGCGAACTCGACCACGGCCTTGTTGGTGATCGCGCCCTGCAGCGAGGTGGTGTCGCCCTTCAGGGTGCCGTCCAGCACCGTGGTGCCGCCGGCATAGGTGTTGGCGCCGGTCAGGGTCAGGGTGCCCGCGCCCGACTTCACGAGCTGGCCGGTGCCGGACATCACGCCCGCATAGGTGCCATCGGTGCCTTGCGCGAACTCGACCACGGCCTTGTTGGTGATCGCGCCCTGCAGCGAGGCGGTGTCGCCCTTCAGCGTGCCGCCCAGCACCGTGGTGCCGCCCGTGTAGGTGTTGGCGCCAGCCAGGGTCAGGGTGCCTTCGCCGGTTTTGGTGAGGCCGCCCGAAGCGCCGTCGGCATTGCTGAACACGCCTTCGAACACCGCATCGTTGCCCTGGGTGTCGATGGTGCCGCCTTCGTTGCCGATGGTGAAATCATTCCCGATCGTGGCGATTGCGTCCACAGCCAGGACACCGCCGGCGAAGACCGGGTTGACCGAGCCGTCGGCCAGCTGGCTGGTGGTGTAGGCCGCCTCGGCGGTATCGATATCGGGCGTCGACGGCGTAGCGCCGCCCACTTCGCCCAGGCTGCCGTCGGCATTGATGACGAAGGAGCCGTTGTTGATGGCGGGATCGGAAGGCATCCAGTTCTGGGTGAACGACGAACCCGCCGCATAGCCGAACTTGTAGGAGCCCGCCGCCAGGTCCTTGAAGATCACCGACTGGAAGGCGTAAATGCTGTGCCCGGTCGGATCGCCGGTCAGGTCGCCGGGCTCGGGGGTGGCCGTGTTTGCGAAGAAATAGTTGCTGCCCGCAACGAGGCCGGTCGGCACCGTTCCATTGGACACATTGGTGAAGCCGTCCACCAGCGTGAAGGTCTGGTTGCCGACAAGGTTGCCGTCCGCCGTGCTCAGATCAAGCGAACCCTCGGGAACGGTCATGTCGGAGTGCCAGCTTCCGTAGAAGATCTGGACATTGTAGAAGCCGCTGGTGTCGCCTTCGAAAATAAGAAAGCCCAGCGAGTCGGTATGCGCCATCGCCCCGATCGGGGTAAGGCTCGTCCCCAGCAGAGCCAGGGACAGTGCGGCCTTGCGGCCAACTGCACGCCACATATGTGTTTTTCCTCAACCTGAACGCCACACCCGCAAGGGGAGCACACCTACCCCGCGAACGTAGAACGATTATCGTTTTATCGTTTCCTGACGGCCGCGTGTGCCTTGCGCGCCTTCTCCACGCAGCCATGAACGAGAAGGCGCCTTGCCGGACGTCCGGACGGAACCGAAAGCGCCCCGCAAAGGGCCGATTGCACCGCCAGGATTGTTCGCCAGACGCTATAAGCATCGTTCTTGG
The window above is part of the Pedomonas mirosovicensis genome. Proteins encoded here:
- a CDS encoding SDR family NAD(P)-dependent oxidoreductase, which translates into the protein MELNGIAAIVTGGASGLGGATARMLANRGVKVAIFDLNAEVGEATAREINGAFFKVDVTDDAGVADAVAQAEARHNIARVLVNCAGIAPAIKVVNREGQPHGLDAFRKAIEINLIGTFNVLSKFAARLTAADPLGEERGVIINTASVAAFDGQIGQAAYSASKAGVAGMTLPIARELAQHAIRVVTIAPGIFLTPMMQGFPEHVQEALGKQVPFPSRLGKPEEYAMLVESILANPMLNGETIRLDGAIRMAPK
- the trhO gene encoding oxygen-dependent tRNA uridine(34) hydroxylase TrhO, with translation MTTEPLPILVAALYKFTPFDDCPAIQARLSDACAENGIRGTLLVAQEGLNGTIAGTDEGLAAVLEVIRALPGCAGIEVKYSRAPEMPFKRMKVRLKKEIVTMGVEGTDPLKIVGTYVPADKWNDLITAEDVVVIDTRNDYEVEIGTFERAINPKTTTFRQFPEWFRDFSRQYEGKAEKPRIAMFCTGGIRCEKATAFVKEQGFDEVYHLEGGILKYLETVKEQESRWQGECFVFDERVSVGHGLAPGRHAMCEDCGRPYAEDLPACPHCKDEAA
- a CDS encoding autotransporter domain-containing protein gives rise to the protein MWRAVGRKAALSLALLGTSLTPIGAMAHTDSLGFLIFEGDTSGFYNVQIFYGSWHSDMTVPEGSLDLSTADGNLVGNQTFTLVDGFTNVSNGTVPTGLVAGSNYFFANTATPEPGDLTGDPTGHSIYAFQSVIFKDLAAGSYKFGYAAGSSFTQNWMPSDPAINNGSFVINADGSLGEVGGATPSTPDIDTAEAAYTTSQLADGSVNPVFAGGVLAVDAIATIGNDFTIGNEGGTIDTQGNDAVFEGVFSNADGASGGLTKTGEGTLTLAGANTYTGGTTVLGGTLKGDTASLQGAITNKAVVEFAQGTDGTYAGVMSGTGQLVKSGAGTLTLTGANTYAGGTTVLDGTLKGDTTSLQGAITNKAVVEFAQGADGTYAGAMSGTGQLVKSGAGTLTLTGANTHTGGTRVDAGALRVSSDANLGGGAVTLGAATLQTTAALSSDNAIVLTNANSTIDTGAHAVELSGAVSGKGTLNKTGTGTLRLTGVNSQNGVFVRGGTLEFNSDAALGAAGSTVTIAENTTLRTLDSFTIEHRLQVNNTQQAAFDTNGHDIVMAGDITGAGIVRKLGEGTLTLTGENTQVLIDVYGGRVVAASQSAVGATGGDIILRENGGFTAGADMTLTQNVHVTGSNAVFDTGTFDVELTGTADGAACLIKQGSGRLNLTAAASNDIGACVQEGTLSFNNQFNGNVWVDPTGTAGGSGVVLGNMEVAGVLAPGNSPGQLIVAGSVTQAAGSQLRLDIDGTTAGIGAGHFDTLILTGANSVFTAGGSIAPITRGITGDATNEFTPTIGDAFQVVVAEGGVEGSFDALVQPTEGMAANTRFDVLYLPDSVVLTVTADKYAKLFSGREWGNGASLAGAVDTFRGAAGVRNTSASGRFLEGLMGLNAQQAAAALQQAAGEVHADSLDTAVQANRTARTAVSDRVNSRFDLAHLAGDNGVSTSRRVWGTVSSDVGRIAASDVAGRYRASTTSMVMGVDDNVTPSLTLGAALAYNRSRTQAYWLGSAKIDGYQVLGYGQWQKGGYYVNAIASFGYDSYHVDRTVSLSNGNYELKSHPDGTSFAGDLEVGKLVTSGNLYLTPFIGIGYDNVVRDSLMEEGDDAVALYFDQERRQSLVGRVGARFNGATTIGKVRVMPYGSFALLRELDDPASVMTGSLHLTDYRVEAASAGRSAVRAAAGVSADLTEAVNLRVGYKYTDAEAAHNHAVSGTLSVRW